A single genomic interval of Cucumis sativus cultivar 9930 chromosome 7, Cucumber_9930_V3, whole genome shotgun sequence harbors:
- the LOC101208081 gene encoding protein IQ-DOMAIN 1, with the protein MGIKGELVRNVFLRNRSFKTHEKNTRSHSSVERKKWHSVRSYLCGDEYNSVLVEEDAASIRSSEATVTQPVEELEVSKQKQEPGVEESELSSQLLKRQEQAAFIIQSAFRSFLARRRDEQIKTMDNDCKDIIEGIESPSGESLRTSIEVQTGNSEAFSVQDERTFLSNRVQQKSKTQLHRLKEEWDDSTVSSNVTKMRIQNRLEASTRRERALAYAFSQQLRICSKRKHSKSDVIEANMSWSWLERWMATRLPEGSSVETHTRKPSEVIDNNHRLMISQRLFDISAEEKESCGSNEVSVRSINFSADALKNTDSNLAKNRSKGSSDISRRKTVPSLHFDGYFTKVSKRDWVTLAESERDKKSRQKQAGGRGEIKCNDAYINSSPSSSPLESRIGV; encoded by the exons ATGGGAATTAAAGGAGAATTGGTTAGGAATGTGTTCTTGAGGAATCGTTCTTTCAAGACCCATGAGAAAAAT ACGAGGAGCCATAGTTCTgtggaaaggaaaaaatggcACTCTGTTAGATCTTACCTGTGTGGGGATGAGTACAATTCAGTTCTTGTTGAGGAAGATGCAGCTTCCATTAGAAGCTCTGAAGCGACTGTGACACAGCCTGTTGAGGAGCTAGAGGTTTCAAAACAGAAACAAGAACCTGGAGTGGAGGAATCGGAATTAAGCTCTCAATTGTTGAAGCGCCAAGAACAAGCAGCATTCATCATCCAGTCAGCATTTAGAAGCTTTCTG GCTCGGCGTAGAGATGAGCAAATAAAGACGATGGATAATGATTGTAAGGACATCATCGAGGGAATAGAAAGTCCAAGTGGAGAGTCTCTAAGAACGTCCATTGAAGTTCAGACTGGGAATTCCGAAGCTTTCTCCGTTCAAGATGAAAGAACTTTTCTTTCCAACCGAGTACAACAGAAATCCAAAACCCAATTACATAGGCTGAAG GAAGAATGGGATGATAGTACAGTGAGTAGCAATGTAACAAAAATGAGGATTCAAAACAGGCTAGAAGCATCAACCAGGCGTGAAAGGGCTCTAGCTTATGCTTTCTCACAACAG TTAAGAATTTGCTCGAAGAGAAAGCACTCGAAATCCGACGTCATAGAAGCGAACATGAGCTGGAGCTGGCTAGAGCGATGGATGGCCACCCGCCTTCCTGAAGGATCCTCGGTTGAAACTCACACGAGGAAGCCATCAGAAGTGATTGACAACAATCATAGATTGATGATAAGCCAAAGGCTCTTTGATATAAGTgcagaagaaaaggaaagctGCGGATCTAATGAAGTATCTGTAAGATCTATTAACTTCTCTGCTGATGCTTTGAAGAATACAGATAGCAACTTGGCTAAGAACAGATCAAAAGGTTCAAGTGATATATCAAGGAGAAAAACAGTACCAAGCCTCCACTTTGATGGATATTTTACAAAG GTGAGCAAACGGGATTGGGTAACACTAGCAGAGAGtgaaagagataaaaagagCAGACAAAAGCAAGCTGGGGGCAGAGGAGAAATCAAATGTAACGATGCATATATCAACAGTTCTCCAAGTTCCTCTCCACTTGAATCTAGAATCGGTGTGTAA
- the LOC101207840 gene encoding eukaryotic translation initiation factor 1A, with amino-acid sequence MPKNKGKGGKNRKRGKNEADDEKRELVFKEDGQEYAQVLRMLGNGRCEAMCIDGTKRLCHIRGKMHKKVWIAAGDIILVGLRDYQDDKADVILKYMPDEARLLKAYGELPENTRLNEGIVGGMDDDDEGGGDAYIEFEDEDIDKI; translated from the coding sequence ATGCCGAAGAACAAGGGAAAAGGAGGAAAGAATAGGAAGAGAGGTAAGAACGAGGCAGATGATGAGAAGCGTGAGCTTGTGTTTAAGGAAGATGGACAGGAATATGCTCAAGTGCTTCGAATGCTAGGTAATGGTCGGTGTGAAGCGATGTGTATTGATGGAACTAAACGTCTTTGTCATATTCGAGGAAAAATGCACAAGAAAGTTTGGATTGCAGCTGGGGATATCATACTAGTTGGTCTTCGTGACTATCAAGACGACAAAGCTGATGTGATTCTCAAATACATGCCTGATGAAGCCAGGCTTTTGAAAGCTTACGGTGAGTTACCTGAGAATACACGTCTTAATGAGGGTATTGTTGGGGGTATGGATGATGATGACGAAGGTGGTGGTGATGCTTATATCGAGTTTGAGGATGAAGACATTGATAAGATCTAG
- the LOC101208480 gene encoding exopolygalacturonase, producing MGVIKHLILLVTTFLMSLLSFTIEARSHVDIFSLRKYGNIVSGADVTEALKDAWNDACASDRPSAVVIPKGTFKVREGEFKGPCKSPIEFRVHGTLQAPKHPHGDSWITFAYVDRLRLSGGGVFDGQGKAGWEKNDCHKRIDCAKLPISLRFDFITNSIVRRITSLDSKNFHVNILGCNNLTFQGVNIIAPENSPNTDGIHIGRSIGISILKSRIATGDDCISLGDGSKRIKVNNVICGPGHGISIGSLGKYNNEEPVEGVIVNNCTIINTTNGVRIKTWPASPVAGIATNMHFSDITMVNVSNPILIDQEYCPWNQCNREIPSNIKINKVSFKNIRGSSATPVAVKLICSSNLPCEEVKVANIDLVYNGIKGSITSECMNVKPIISGIQNPPICSSSYTTASK from the exons atGGGTGTGATTAAGCATTTGATCTTATTGGTTACTACATTCTTGATGTCATTGCTATCATTTACTATTGAGGCTCGATCCCatgttgacattttttctttgaggAAGTATGGTAATATTGTGTCTGGTGCCGATGTCACTGAG GCTTTGAAAGATGCATGGAATGACGCATGTGCATCTGATCGTCCAAGTGCAGTGGTTATTCCAAAAGGAACATTTAAAGTAAGAGAAGGAGAATTTAAAGGCCCTTGCAAGAGCCCTATTGAATTTCGAGTTCATGGAACATTGCAGGCTCCAAAACATCCTCATGGAGATAGTTGGATTACTTTTGCATATGTTGATAGATTGAGACTATCAGGTGGAGGAGTTTTTGATGGCCAAGGAAAGGCAGGTTGGGAAAAGAATGATTGCCATAAACGTATAGATTGTGCTAAACTCCCAATT AGTTTAAGATTCGACTTCATTACCAATTCAATTGTGAGGAGAATAACATCACTCGATAGCAAAAACTTTCATGTCAACATCCTAGGGTGCAACAACCTCACATTCCAAGGTGTTAACATAATTGCACCAGAAAATAGTCCCAACACAGATGGAATACACATTGGTCGATCAATTGGGATCTCAATCTTGAAATCTCGAATAGCAACAGGAGATGATTGCATCTCACTTGGAGATGGAAGTAAACGAATAAAAGTCAATAATGTGATATGTGGGCCAGGGCATGGAATAAGCATAGGAAGTCTTGGAAAATACAATAACGAAGAACCTGTTGAAGGTGTCATAGTAAATAATTGCACAATAATAAACACCACCAATGGTGTTAGGATCAAAACATGGCCAGCCTCTCCCGTTGCTGGTATTGCCACCAACATGCATTTTTCAGACATTACAATGGTCAACGTTAGCAACCCAATTCTCATAGACCAGGAGTACTGTCCATGGAATCAGTGCAATCGTGAG aTTCCGTCAAATATTAAGATTAATAAGGTGAGCTTCAAGAACATTAGAGGAAGTTCTGCAACTCCAGTGGCAGTCAAACTTATTTGTAGTAGCAACCTACCATGTGAAGAAGTAAAAGTAGCCAACATTGACCTCGTTTATAATGGAATAAAAGGTTCTATTACTTCTGAATGCATGAATGTGAAACCAATCATTTCAGGAATACAAAATCCTCCGATTTGCTCTTCTTCTTACACCACTGCTTCAAAATGA
- the LOC101207595 gene encoding uncharacterized protein At4g28440 produces the protein MATPAANAPAKRKPVFVKVEELKPGTSGHTLTVKVVSSKNVKVVNKGGRSTMLTARPQQLTRISECLVGDETGSIVFTARNDQVDLMKPGNTVTLRNAKIDMFKGSMRLAVDKWGRVEVAEPANFEAKEDNNLSLVEYELVNVEE, from the exons ATGGCGACGCCAGCAGCCAATGCTCCAGCAAAGAGGAAGCCTGTGTTCGTAAAAGTAGAAGAGCTAAAGCCTGGTACCAGTGGCCACACTCTCACCGTCAAGGTTGTGAGTTCCAAAAATGTTAAGGTTGTTAATAAAGGTGGACGATCCACCATGCTTACTGCTCGCCCTCAGCAATTAACTCGAATCTCTGAATGTCTTGTTGGTGATGAGACTGGTTCCATCGTCTTCACAGCTCGAAACGACCAAG TTGATCTCATGAAGCCAGGAAACACTGTGACCCTAAGGAATGCAAAGATTGACATGTTCAAAGGTTCTATGAGGTTAGCAGTAGATAAATGGGGACGAGTTGAAGTAGCTGAACCAGCCAACTTTGAGGCTAAAGAAGACAACAATCTCTCACTGGTTGAATATGAATTGGTTAACGTTGAAGAATGA